The following are encoded together in the Nocardioides thalensis genome:
- the tpx gene encoding thiol peroxidase, with protein MATTALGGNEVHTNGELPEVGAAAPAFELVGSDFSTVKLPAGTRTVLNVFPSVDTGVCAASVRKFNELAAGLENTQVICVSNDLPFAQARFCGAEGVENVVAASGFRSSFGDDYGVSLTDGKFEGLLARSVFVIDADGKVVYTQLVPEIATEPDYDAAVAALG; from the coding sequence ATGGCTACCACTGCACTCGGCGGCAACGAGGTCCACACCAACGGCGAGCTCCCGGAGGTCGGCGCGGCCGCCCCGGCGTTCGAGCTGGTGGGCAGCGACTTCAGCACCGTCAAGCTTCCCGCGGGCACCCGCACGGTCCTCAACGTCTTCCCGAGCGTCGACACCGGCGTCTGCGCCGCGAGCGTCCGGAAGTTCAACGAGCTCGCGGCCGGCCTGGAGAACACCCAGGTCATCTGCGTCTCCAACGACCTGCCGTTCGCCCAGGCCCGGTTCTGCGGCGCCGAAGGCGTCGAGAACGTCGTCGCGGCCTCCGGCTTCCGGTCGAGCTTCGGCGACGACTACGGCGTGTCCCTGACCGACGGCAAGTTCGAGGGACTGCTGGCCCGCTCGGTCTTCGTGATCGACGCCGACGGCAAGGTCGTCTACACCCAGCTCGTGCCCGAGATCGCCACCGAGCCCGACTACGACGCCGCGGTCGCGGCCCTGGGCTGA
- a CDS encoding MGMT family protein: MSCVDEAYVERVLETVEQIPPGRVTTYGAIAAVVGGGPRQVGTVMAHHGGPVPWWRVVRADGTLPPSHDGRAEAHYEAEGTPQRADGRLIMLEAFWDPADPD, translated from the coding sequence ATGTCCTGCGTGGATGAGGCGTACGTCGAGCGGGTGCTCGAGACCGTGGAGCAGATCCCGCCCGGGCGGGTGACGACGTACGGCGCGATCGCGGCCGTCGTCGGGGGCGGCCCACGGCAGGTCGGGACGGTGATGGCCCACCACGGCGGGCCGGTGCCGTGGTGGCGCGTGGTGCGCGCCGACGGCACGCTGCCGCCGAGCCACGACGGCCGCGCCGAGGCGCACTACGAGGCCGAGGGGACCCCGCAGCGCGCCGACGGGCGGCTGATCATGCTCGAGGCGTTCTGGGACCCGGCGGATCCCGACTAG